One genomic region from Leptolyngbyaceae cyanobacterium JSC-12 encodes:
- a CDS encoding formylmethanofuran dehydrogenase subunit E (IMG reference gene:2510093762~PFAM: FmdE, Molybdenum formylmethanofuran dehydrogenase operon), giving the protein MLKGIFVLGCTVLLWGVWRFDSNWIVSDIASSLGQSRIEHDYFRAVALQPTLPTETPEQWVELGRRVHGGFGSYVALGIQIGLDAMQRLEATPRTLDVTYYSGAIAPCPCVADGIMIATTSTPGQNLLRVAATPSPEGTFGVAEIRNTRTGKRLRYSIPATAKAQLDDWNRNTTGLQRYDAVMNASEKTLFKVEAID; this is encoded by the coding sequence ATGCTCAAAGGCATTTTTGTTTTAGGTTGCACTGTGCTCCTATGGGGAGTCTGGCGGTTTGATAGCAACTGGATAGTTTCTGACATTGCATCCAGCCTGGGACAATCCAGGATAGAGCACGATTATTTCCGTGCAGTGGCGCTTCAACCAACCCTTCCCACCGAAACACCAGAGCAATGGGTAGAACTGGGGCGACGGGTGCATGGTGGGTTTGGTTCCTACGTCGCGCTGGGAATTCAGATTGGGTTGGATGCTATGCAACGGTTGGAAGCAACACCCCGCACCCTGGACGTTACCTACTACAGTGGGGCGATCGCACCGTGTCCCTGTGTGGCAGATGGCATTATGATTGCAACCACCTCCACTCCCGGACAAAACCTGTTGCGCGTTGCAGCAACTCCCAGCCCAGAGGGGACCTTTGGTGTGGCTGAGATTCGTAATACGAGAACAGGCAAAAGGCTGCGCTACTCAATTCCCGCCACGGCGAAAGCCCAATTAGATGACTGGAATCGAAACACTACCGGGCTGCAACGCTATGATGCAGTCATGAACGCTTCAGAAAAAACTCTTTTCAAGGTAGAAGCTATCGACTGA
- a CDS encoding family 3 adenylate cyclase (IMG reference gene:2510093764~PFAM: Adenylate and Guanylate cyclase catalytic domain; HAMP domain), whose translation MVMLLTVSVCAMFAIAYLCYHSGETNLTSRIFSQLTSVRASKAYQIQAYFESIRDQTQALSEDLMVINAIKEFKAAYHQLETKPLPTEWDTVINRYYQQEYLPKLAKLHQGVPIPELYQPTTVAAQYLQYYYIAANPNPVGKKHLLDDPGDGSKYSQVHAQYHPILKKFHDRFGYYDLFLIDPNTGAIVYSIFKEVDYGTSLFTGPYSNSNLAKAVVAAIEAKGTGYTKIVDFDQYKPSYGAPAAFIAAPIFDHSKFIGVLALQFPVDEINRVMTGNKNWKKDGLGNSGETYLVGQDRTMRSVSRFLIEEPDRYLELLRNIHTSEDTVDAIQRFGTSILLQDVNTAAVQEALAQREGTRIVEDYRGIPVLSSYAPLDIPGLNWAILSEMDLSEAYAPVYAFQRVILIWATFIILLITVASMVLSYIFIKPINTLITSAKKIGKGEVDVLVTLNSQDEFGELAHAFNDMVHSLQAKTEMIEQKNRENEELLLNIFPASVAKRLKSGEKDIADQVSNVTVLFADVTGFTELSESMTVYEAVKTLNDLVTTFDEATERFGVEKIKTSGDNYMAVCGLSAPRLDHMNRMIDFAVEVRSLVRRFNYEKGCQLDVKISIHSGDVIAGIVGRKKVIYDVWGDTVNVANIILARSPSSPGTIMVSQLIYDYLQDLYEFEWVDTLHQNSDQGLGVWRLKSAGKRGVDL comes from the coding sequence ATGGTCATGTTGCTGACAGTTAGTGTATGTGCCATGTTTGCGATCGCCTATCTCTGCTATCACAGTGGTGAAACTAATCTGACGAGTCGAATTTTCAGTCAACTGACTAGTGTCCGAGCTTCTAAGGCTTATCAAATTCAGGCTTACTTCGAAAGTATTCGAGATCAAACTCAGGCACTTAGTGAAGACTTAATGGTAATCAATGCCATAAAGGAGTTCAAAGCTGCCTACCATCAACTCGAAACTAAACCACTCCCAACAGAGTGGGATACCGTAATTAATAGATATTATCAGCAAGAATACTTGCCTAAACTGGCAAAGCTGCATCAGGGTGTTCCGATTCCAGAACTCTATCAACCCACTACAGTTGCCGCCCAATATCTGCAGTATTACTATATTGCTGCTAACCCAAATCCTGTTGGTAAAAAGCACTTATTGGATGATCCAGGTGATGGCAGCAAGTACAGCCAGGTGCATGCTCAGTATCATCCGATATTAAAAAAGTTTCACGATCGCTTTGGCTATTATGACTTGTTTTTAATTGATCCGAATACTGGTGCGATCGTCTATTCTATCTTCAAGGAAGTGGACTATGGTACCAGTTTATTCACAGGACCCTATAGCAATAGCAATCTAGCAAAAGCTGTGGTCGCTGCGATTGAAGCTAAAGGAACAGGTTATACCAAAATTGTAGACTTTGACCAATACAAACCATCCTACGGAGCGCCTGCTGCCTTCATTGCTGCACCTATTTTTGATCATTCTAAGTTCATTGGTGTACTTGCCCTCCAATTCCCTGTAGACGAGATTAATCGGGTGATGACAGGAAACAAAAATTGGAAAAAAGATGGCTTGGGGAACTCTGGCGAGACCTATCTTGTGGGGCAAGATCGCACCATGCGCTCAGTGTCTCGATTTTTAATCGAGGAACCTGATCGCTACCTGGAACTCTTGCGCAACATCCATACTAGTGAAGACACAGTTGATGCCATACAGCGGTTTGGCACCTCAATTTTACTCCAGGACGTAAACACTGCGGCTGTACAAGAGGCGTTGGCACAGCGGGAAGGAACCCGGATTGTAGAGGATTATCGAGGAATTCCAGTGTTAAGCTCCTACGCCCCTCTTGATATACCTGGATTGAATTGGGCAATTTTGTCTGAAATGGATTTATCAGAAGCCTATGCTCCAGTATACGCTTTTCAACGAGTGATTCTGATTTGGGCAACGTTCATTATTCTGCTGATTACAGTCGCTTCAATGGTATTGTCTTACATCTTTATCAAACCAATTAACACTTTAATTACCAGTGCCAAAAAAATTGGTAAGGGGGAAGTGGATGTATTGGTCACGCTCAACTCGCAAGATGAATTTGGGGAATTAGCACATGCTTTTAATGACATGGTGCATAGCCTGCAAGCAAAAACTGAAATGATTGAACAGAAAAATCGCGAAAATGAAGAGCTGTTACTCAATATTTTTCCTGCCTCCGTTGCTAAACGTCTGAAAAGTGGTGAAAAGGATATTGCAGATCAAGTATCGAATGTTACGGTGTTGTTTGCGGACGTGACTGGCTTTACGGAATTATCAGAGTCCATGACCGTATATGAAGCGGTCAAGACGCTGAATGATCTGGTGACGACCTTTGATGAAGCAACAGAGCGATTCGGTGTAGAAAAAATCAAAACCAGTGGCGATAACTATATGGCAGTGTGTGGCTTATCGGCTCCTCGATTGGATCATATGAACCGTATGATTGATTTTGCTGTTGAGGTGCGATCGCTGGTTCGCCGCTTTAACTACGAGAAAGGTTGTCAACTAGATGTGAAAATCAGCATTCATTCGGGTGATGTAATTGCTGGAATTGTGGGTAGAAAAAAGGTCATTTATGATGTCTGGGGTGATACGGTTAATGTTGCTAACATCATCCTGGCACGATCGCCATCTAGTCCTGGTACGATTATGGTTTCCCAACTTATTTATGACTATTTACAGGACTTGTACGAGTTTGAATGGGTAGACACCTTGCATCAAAATTCTGATCAAGGATTAGGAGTTTGGCGATTGAAAAGTGCTGGTAAACGAGGGGTAGATTTGTAG
- a CDS encoding hypothetical protein (IMG reference gene:2510093763), with protein MNAKILPLLFAVTTLLPTAAQAQQMPNPGNLSQNLSIPNNPTIRTTISGTITAKNPNQIFKEYGPVKCNQFKVTLRQSNPNDVVVSVPGQPPKSKFPDSYAPVTVQATGNHIGLGCKFSLAVPANAGEKAYLVAEVPPIGLRVFPSGWSNPIPLPMAGFKHDGGRNFVVELINIH; from the coding sequence ATGAACGCGAAGATTTTACCCTTGTTGTTTGCTGTAACAACCCTGCTACCGACGGCAGCCCAGGCGCAACAGATGCCCAATCCTGGTAATCTATCCCAAAATCTGAGTATACCTAACAATCCCACCATCCGAACCACTATTAGCGGCACCATTACGGCCAAAAACCCTAACCAAATCTTCAAAGAATATGGTCCGGTTAAGTGTAATCAGTTTAAGGTTACTCTGCGGCAGAGTAACCCTAATGATGTAGTGGTCTCCGTCCCTGGTCAACCTCCTAAATCCAAATTTCCTGACAGCTACGCTCCAGTTACCGTTCAGGCGACAGGTAACCACATTGGGCTGGGATGCAAGTTCTCTTTAGCGGTTCCGGCGAATGCGGGCGAAAAAGCTTATCTAGTTGCCGAAGTTCCACCTATTGGGTTGCGTGTATTTCCCAGTGGTTGGAGCAATCCAATACCGTTACCGATGGCTGGCTTCAAGCATGATGGAGGGCGCAACTTTGTAGTGGAACTGATCAATATTCACTGA